In Virgibacillus sp. NKC19-16, a single genomic region encodes these proteins:
- a CDS encoding enoyl-CoA hydratase translates to MLAIAYESKNNVAYLTIQTPPANALSSTLLNELAEQLDGIEQDTTIKAVVVQGEGKFFSAGADIKEFTSLQNTSDLESLSSRGQQLFDRIENFSIPVIASIHGAALGGGLELAMACHIRIVTENAKLGLPEVTLGIIPGFAGTQRLPQYVGAAKGYEMILTGEPILGTEAQAFGLANQVVTEEELGSETSKLAEKIAAKSKLTINSVMRLIPYAKTERFSEGVQAEAKDFGKIFGSEDAKEGIQAFIDKRKPSFRDK, encoded by the coding sequence CCCCCCCGGCAAATGCATTATCTAGTACACTATTAAACGAACTTGCTGAACAACTTGATGGTATTGAGCAGGATACTACTATTAAAGCGGTTGTTGTACAGGGCGAAGGAAAATTCTTCTCTGCTGGTGCAGATATTAAGGAATTTACATCATTGCAAAATACGTCAGATTTGGAATCGCTATCAAGTAGGGGACAACAGCTATTTGATCGGATTGAAAACTTTTCCATTCCAGTTATTGCGTCGATTCATGGCGCTGCTTTAGGCGGGGGACTAGAGCTTGCAATGGCGTGTCATATCAGAATTGTTACCGAAAACGCCAAACTGGGTCTGCCGGAGGTTACGCTGGGGATTATTCCAGGATTTGCGGGAACACAGCGATTACCTCAATATGTTGGGGCGGCGAAAGGTTATGAAATGATTCTAACCGGAGAGCCGATTCTTGGCACCGAGGCGCAAGCTTTTGGTCTCGCTAACCAAGTAGTAACAGAAGAAGAGCTTGGATCTGAAACTAGTAAACTGGCAGAGAAAATTGCTGCTAAAAGTAAGCTTACAATAAATAGTGTTATGCGCCTCATTCCATATGCAAAAACAGAACGATTCTCAGAAGGAGTGCAAGCAGAAGCCAAGGATTTTGGGAAGATATTCGGTTCTGAGGATGCAAAAGAAGGTATACAGGCTTTTATTGATAAGCGTAAACCCAGCTTCCGGGATAAATAA